A DNA window from candidate division WOR-3 bacterium contains the following coding sequences:
- the argS gene encoding arginine--tRNA ligase produces MIKEKIHKALLEIIGEIPAGHEIERIKGGKWGDFSSNIGFLLRKRGDSLLIKKLSEALPKDKDFQEVKLEKGYFNFRLSDEFLRKGLQEAQAADFGRGSWGGGRKILLEFISANPTGPLSVVQARAGALGQALSNLLRYSGFEVKTEYYVNDSGTQVELLLKSLEERIKELKGGKAEIPPGGYFGEYVKEIAAEILEKGIEEKREYVIDRILNQQKASLSAFKIHFDYWVRESSLRPRVKEIVNELQKKGFVQEKEGALFFKARLFGDTEDRVLITKDGRPTYFATDLAYHKDKFERGFSLLVNIWGPDHHGYIPRMKAGIEALGYDPNRLVIIIAQQVSLLGEEKILKMSKREGRIITLDEVREEIGTDTLKFYLLMRKSSQGIQFDLEQAKKETEDNPVYYVQYAHARLNSILKFAAEKGFPTESYLKDPPFGLLGAKERELMIGILSFPDVVKMAAEAFEPHILTYYLIELAEVFHNFYEKERVVSENRELTRARLFLSFLYKKILKEGLNLLGIEAKEKM; encoded by the coding sequence ATGATTAAGGAAAAGATTCACAAGGCTCTTCTTGAGATCATTGGGGAAATACCCGCTGGGCACGAGATAGAGCGAATTAAAGGTGGGAAATGGGGAGATTTCTCCTCTAATATCGGTTTTCTCCTAAGAAAGAGGGGTGATTCCCTCTTAATAAAGAAGCTCTCCGAAGCGTTACCAAAAGATAAGGACTTTCAAGAGGTGAAGTTAGAAAAGGGGTATTTTAACTTTCGGCTGAGCGATGAATTTTTAAGAAAAGGTTTGCAAGAAGCACAGGCGGCTGATTTTGGACGGGGGAGTTGGGGTGGAGGGAGGAAGATCCTGTTAGAGTTCATCTCTGCCAATCCTACAGGCCCGCTTTCGGTTGTTCAGGCGCGGGCGGGTGCTTTGGGTCAGGCATTATCTAATCTCCTTCGTTATTCCGGATTTGAGGTGAAGACCGAATACTATGTCAATGATTCCGGAACGCAGGTTGAGTTGCTCCTTAAATCCTTAGAGGAGAGGATTAAGGAGTTAAAAGGGGGGAAAGCGGAAATCCCTCCGGGCGGCTACTTTGGAGAATATGTGAAAGAGATTGCCGCTGAGATTTTAGAAAAGGGAATCGAGGAGAAGAGGGAGTATGTAATTGATAGGATCTTAAATCAACAGAAGGCATCCCTTTCCGCTTTTAAGATCCATTTTGACTACTGGGTGCGAGAGAGTTCCCTCCGGCCTCGGGTGAAAGAGATAGTCAATGAGTTACAAAAGAAAGGTTTTGTTCAAGAGAAGGAAGGTGCCTTATTCTTTAAGGCGCGCCTCTTTGGTGATACCGAAGATCGTGTTTTAATCACCAAAGACGGGCGCCCAACCTATTTTGCCACAGATTTGGCATACCACAAGGATAAGTTTGAAAGGGGGTTTTCCCTCTTGGTGAATATCTGGGGACCAGACCATCACGGCTATATCCCAAGGATGAAGGCGGGGATTGAAGCCTTAGGTTACGACCCCAACCGTTTAGTGATTATCATTGCCCAGCAGGTCTCTTTATTAGGAGAGGAAAAGATTTTGAAGATGTCCAAACGGGAAGGGAGGATTATCACTTTGGATGAAGTGCGGGAGGAGATTGGGACAGACACCCTGAAATTTTATCTCCTGATGCGGAAGTCATCGCAGGGAATTCAATTCGATTTAGAACAGGCGAAGAAAGAAACAGAGGATAATCCGGTCTATTATGTCCAATACGCCCACGCCCGTCTTAATAGCATCTTAAAATTTGCCGCCGAGAAAGGCTTTCCAACAGAAAGTTACCTAAAAGACCCACCTTTTGGCCTTTTGGGGGCAAAGGAACGAGAATTGATGATCGGTATCCTTTCCTTCCCGGATGTGGTGAAGATGGCGGCGGAGGCTTTTGAGCCCCATATCTTAACATACTACCTTATTGAATTGGCTGAAGTTTTTCATAACTTTTACGAGAAGGAAAGGGTGGTTAGTGAAAATAGGGAGTTAACCAGGGCAAGATTATTTCTTAGTTTTCTTTATAAAAAGATTCTCAAGGAAGGTCTCAACCTCCTTGGGATAGAAGCCAAAGAAAAGATGTGA
- the rplS gene encoding 50S ribosomal protein L19, protein MKLNFKPGDIVRVHTKYREIERDKEKGKEEVRERTQVFEGVVLKIKGEGESKTFTVRRVSRGIGIERIFFLSSPLLLKVEVKKRGKVRRAKLYYLREKKGKAGKIKSEEVVLSQPAEVKGEGEKKEG, encoded by the coding sequence ATGAAACTTAATTTTAAGCCGGGCGATATTGTGCGCGTTCATACGAAATACCGAGAAATAGAAAGAGATAAGGAAAAGGGGAAGGAGGAGGTCAGGGAAAGGACGCAAGTCTTTGAAGGAGTTGTTTTAAAGATTAAAGGGGAAGGTGAATCTAAGACCTTTACTGTGCGGCGGGTCTCCCGAGGGATTGGGATTGAGAGGATCTTTTTCCTTTCCTCCCCCCTTCTTTTGAAAGTGGAGGTGAAGAAAAGAGGAAAGGTGCGACGGGCAAAGCTCTATTACTTACGAGAGAAGAAGGGAAAGGCGGGAAAGATAAAAAGCGAAGAGGTCGTTCTTTCCCAGCCCGCAGAAGTTAAGGGAGAAGGTGAAAAGAAAGAAGGGTAA
- the truB gene encoding tRNA pseudouridine(55) synthase TruB gives MSQSSADGILLVNKPRGLSSYDVIREIKKVATFKKIGHAGTLDPIATGLLIILFNNATKIFSIINSYPKVYRAKIRLGLITDTDDLTGKILEEREVKRYEKEEVLKILERYQGEIAQVPPVFSALKEKGVPKYLKARRGEEVSLRPRKVKIFWLELLSLEKDSLEIRAEVGKGVYLRSLARDIGKDLGCGGTLQELTRERIGKFHLEDALSLPITSEEIIKKNLRPLSEALYPFPEITLDDKGVKNLLLGKKVRFDLLVPDDYLKVFSERRDTLILAKREGTFLKPVRILYANSENKG, from the coding sequence ATGAGCCAATCCTCGGCTGACGGGATTCTTTTGGTGAATAAACCGCGGGGTCTCTCTTCTTACGATGTGATCCGGGAGATAAAAAAAGTTGCTACCTTTAAGAAGATTGGGCATGCCGGAACTCTTGACCCAATCGCCACCGGTCTTTTAATCATCCTTTTCAATAATGCCACGAAAATTTTCTCCATCATAAATTCTTATCCCAAGGTTTATCGGGCAAAGATAAGACTGGGGTTAATTACCGACACCGATGATTTGACCGGCAAAATTTTGGAAGAAAGGGAAGTAAAAAGATACGAGAAAGAGGAGGTTTTAAAAATCTTAGAGAGGTATCAAGGGGAAATTGCACAAGTCCCCCCAGTCTTTTCGGCTTTGAAAGAGAAAGGAGTTCCCAAGTATCTTAAAGCAAGAAGGGGGGAGGAGGTCTCTTTAAGACCGAGGAAGGTGAAAATTTTTTGGCTCGAACTCCTCTCTCTGGAGAAAGACTCTTTGGAGATCCGGGCGGAAGTGGGCAAAGGGGTTTATCTCCGTTCTTTAGCGCGAGACATTGGTAAAGATTTAGGTTGTGGCGGAACCCTCCAAGAGTTGACGCGGGAGCGGATCGGCAAGTTTCATTTAGAAGATGCCCTCTCCTTACCCATCACCTCAGAGGAGATAATAAAAAAAAATCTCCGCCCCCTCTCCGAAGCCCTCTATCCCTTTCCCGAAATCACCTTGGATGATAAAGGGGTAAAGAATTTATTGTTAGGGAAGAAAGTGCGATTTGACCTTCTCGTTCCTGATGATTACCTAAAAGTCTTTTCCGAAAGGCGAGATACTTTAATTTTAGCAAAAAGGGAAGGCACTTTTCTTAAACCGGTTAGGATTCTGTATGCGAATTCTGAGAACAAAGGATGA
- a CDS encoding LytR C-terminal domain-containing protein has protein sequence MKRYIFIPFLILFLVLLGKILFFKKKEKKVSRSYSEIKVEIINCSGRYEIGKEILEDLRQRGFNVYDVVFDQDTLSESWVVERSDEQGENALILAKEIARRKKVGIFRKEILIMPKIKKEINRNLFIDVSLILGKDYKIFFPKVFSEKR, from the coding sequence TTGAAGAGATACATTTTCATCCCTTTCTTGATTCTCTTTCTCGTTCTCCTCGGAAAAATTCTCTTCTTTAAGAAGAAAGAGAAGAAAGTTAGCAGGAGTTATTCGGAGATAAAGGTTGAGATTATAAACTGCTCTGGTCGGTACGAAATCGGGAAAGAGATTTTAGAAGACCTGCGCCAAAGAGGTTTTAATGTTTACGATGTCGTCTTTGACCAAGATACCCTTTCCGAAAGTTGGGTGGTGGAGAGAAGCGATGAGCAAGGAGAGAATGCTTTAATTTTGGCTAAGGAGATTGCGAGGAGAAAAAAGGTTGGGATTTTCCGAAAAGAGATTTTAATTATGCCCAAGATTAAAAAGGAGATCAACCGGAACCTCTTTATTGATGTTTCGCTCATTTTGGGCAAGGATTATAAAATTTTCTTCCCAAAAGTATTTTCGGAAAAGAGGTAA
- a CDS encoding ribonuclease HII: MKRKKGKLLAGVDEVGRGPLAGPVVACALILKPKARIRGVKDSKKLSARERARLYPIIKKNALAIGIGKVSEKLIDRLNIREATLLAMKRALSKLKIRPDLVIVDGDSCPKMDLPIFPFPKADENVLPCACASIIAKVERDRIMERYDKVYPEYQFARHKGYPTKKHKEMLKRYGPSPIHRLTFAPVREAMRR, from the coding sequence GTGAAAAGAAAGAAGGGTAAATTGCTGGCCGGGGTTGATGAAGTCGGGAGAGGACCGCTGGCGGGTCCGGTGGTTGCCTGCGCCTTGATCTTAAAGCCGAAGGCAAGAATAAGAGGGGTGAAAGATTCTAAAAAACTCTCCGCCCGAGAGCGGGCGCGACTTTATCCCATCATTAAAAAGAATGCCTTAGCAATTGGGATCGGTAAGGTGAGTGAGAAGTTAATTGACCGACTGAATATCAGAGAGGCAACCCTTTTGGCGATGAAAAGAGCGCTCTCAAAACTTAAAATAAGACCCGATTTGGTGATTGTGGATGGTGATTCCTGCCCCAAGATGGATTTGCCAATTTTCCCTTTCCCCAAGGCGGATGAGAATGTCCTCCCTTGTGCCTGTGCCAGTATCATCGCTAAAGTAGAAAGGGATAGAATAATGGAGCGCTACGATAAAGTCTATCCGGAATACCAATTTGCTCGCCATAAAGGATACCCAACCAAGAAGCATAAAGAGATGCTCAAACGCTACGGACCATCGCCCATTCACCGCTTAACCTTTGCTCCGGTGAGGGAGGCGATGCGGAGATGA
- the panD gene encoding aspartate 1-decarboxylase translates to MLRTVLKSKIHRIRVTDKNLYYEGSLTIDEEILKKADILEGEMVQVVNITNGERFETYLMKGRKGSGECILNGGTARLGEVGDELIILSFALMDTTQARSFIPKKVFLDEKNQILPTNNTFKAD, encoded by the coding sequence ATGTTGCGCACGGTCTTGAAATCTAAGATTCATCGCATTAGAGTGACCGATAAAAACCTTTATTATGAGGGTAGTTTGACGATAGATGAGGAGATCTTAAAAAAGGCGGATATCTTAGAAGGGGAGATGGTTCAGGTCGTAAATATTACCAATGGGGAGCGTTTTGAGACCTATTTAATGAAAGGGAGAAAAGGTTCCGGAGAATGTATTTTGAATGGGGGAACTGCCCGTTTGGGTGAGGTGGGGGATGAATTAATCATTCTCTCCTTCGCCTTGATGGATACTACCCAGGCGAGGAGTTTTATCCCCAAAAAGGTTTTTTTGGATGAGAAGAATCAAATTCTGCCAACAAATAATACTTTTAAGGCCGATTAA
- the rbfA gene encoding 30S ribosome-binding factor RbfA, whose translation MKERKKRVANLIKETVTEIIQREIRDPKLGFLTITGVELGSDFKKAKFFFSVLGDEKVAETTLSVLRKAKGFIRHQLAQRISLKFVPELDFEIDRWALEERRVAEILKDLKREE comes from the coding sequence ATGAAAGAACGGAAAAAGAGAGTTGCAAATTTAATCAAGGAGACGGTTACGGAGATAATCCAAAGGGAAATCCGAGATCCGAAGTTAGGTTTCTTAACGATAACCGGGGTGGAGTTGGGAAGTGATTTCAAGAAGGCGAAGTTCTTCTTTTCGGTCTTGGGAGATGAGAAAGTAGCAGAGACGACCCTTTCGGTTCTTAGGAAGGCGAAGGGTTTTATTCGCCACCAACTGGCGCAGAGGATTTCTCTAAAATTTGTCCCGGAATTGGATTTTGAAATTGACCGCTGGGCTTTAGAGGAGAGGCGAGTGGCGGAGATTCTTAAAGATTTAAAAAGGGAGGAATGA
- a CDS encoding PTS sugar transporter subunit IIA, which produces MNLSVLLREDRIKLSLESKKKPEVLRELASLITKGEELDALLETLLKREELGSTGIGKGIAIPHCRSLLVQKLEVACGYSEKGIDFDALDGKPVRLFFLVVAPPQDIGNQYLLTLGRVAMICQELTKKRKLIIPKTPEEFIRMIKEIEEKLK; this is translated from the coding sequence TTGAATCTATCGGTCTTATTGAGAGAAGATAGAATAAAACTCTCTTTGGAGAGTAAAAAGAAGCCGGAGGTTTTACGGGAATTGGCTAGCCTCATCACGAAAGGGGAAGAACTGGATGCCCTCTTAGAGACCTTATTGAAAAGGGAGGAGTTAGGTTCCACCGGAATTGGTAAAGGGATTGCCATTCCTCACTGCCGCTCCCTTCTCGTCCAAAAATTGGAAGTGGCTTGCGGCTATTCGGAGAAAGGAATTGATTTTGATGCCCTTGACGGAAAACCGGTCCGGCTTTTCTTTTTGGTGGTCGCCCCGCCGCAGGATATCGGCAACCAATATTTGCTCACCTTGGGGAGAGTGGCGATGATCTGTCAGGAGTTGACTAAAAAAAGGAAATTGATAATCCCCAAGACCCCAGAAGAATTTATCCGGATGATTAAGGAGATTGAGGAGAAATTAAAATGA
- a CDS encoding NTP transferase domain-containing protein, translating into MTALILAAGKSKRINLTLSQEKKRKFLSWLKSHFPNCSLPEDNFFPKVLLPLGEEPLISHIINRAKEIGSERIIVVINPEFDVVREVVVRRVTSPPLVEFVYQEKPLGTADAVKRCAEKVEKGEVLILCGDTPLLKSGTLKSLHQIFKTKGCDLVLLSAFLPNPYGYGRIVRSGSVIKIVEERDADEETKKIGEVNAGVYLFKASSLFPLLSEIQPSGYPPEYYLTDTVSLLQKKGGRIEIFTTPDPTEILGVNTEKDYELVRDLWQSGRRH; encoded by the coding sequence ATGACCGCCCTCATCTTAGCGGCCGGCAAAAGTAAGCGGATCAATCTTACCCTTTCCCAAGAGAAGAAGAGAAAATTCCTCTCTTGGTTAAAAAGCCATTTCCCTAATTGTTCTCTTCCGGAGGATAATTTTTTCCCCAAGGTGCTTCTCCCCTTAGGGGAGGAACCTTTAATCAGCCACATCATCAACCGAGCCAAAGAGATCGGAAGCGAACGGATCATTGTGGTAATTAACCCGGAATTTGATGTGGTGAGGGAGGTGGTGGTGCGAAGAGTAACCTCTCCTCCTTTGGTGGAATTTGTCTATCAGGAAAAGCCCTTAGGGACCGCAGATGCGGTGAAGAGATGTGCGGAGAAAGTAGAGAAGGGGGAAGTTTTAATTCTCTGTGGCGATACCCCTCTCTTGAAATCGGGGACCTTAAAGAGCCTCCACCAAATTTTTAAAACCAAGGGTTGCGACTTAGTTCTACTCAGCGCCTTTTTGCCCAATCCTTATGGCTACGGACGTATCGTCCGTTCCGGCTCGGTAATTAAAATTGTTGAGGAGCGCGATGCGGATGAAGAGACAAAAAAGATCGGTGAGGTCAATGCCGGGGTATATCTCTTTAAAGCCTCTTCCCTTTTTCCCCTCCTCAGCGAAATTCAACCTTCTGGTTACCCACCCGAATATTATTTGACCGATACCGTCTCTCTCCTGCAAAAAAAGGGAGGGCGGATTGAAATTTTTACTACTCCCGACCCCACTGAGATCCTAGGGGTGAATACCGAAAAAGACTACGAATTGGTGAGAGATTTATGGCAATCAGGAAGGCGCCATTAA
- a CDS encoding YraN family protein: MKIPFFFRKALSKRGEGKKGEERAKKFLEDRGYKILFQNYRTRCGEIDLICEEGETLVFVEVRQKRGGKFGTPIESIDQRKIEKIKKTAEIFLSEKGIFNREIRFDFLAISGKKIELITDAF; encoded by the coding sequence ATGAAGATTCCCTTCTTTTTCCGGAAGGCGCTTTCCAAAAGAGGAGAGGGAAAGAAGGGGGAGGAGAGGGCAAAGAAGTTTTTGGAAGATAGGGGATACAAAATCCTTTTCCAAAATTACCGAACGCGCTGCGGCGAGATTGACTTAATCTGTGAAGAAGGGGAGACGCTCGTCTTTGTAGAGGTAAGGCAGAAAAGAGGGGGTAAGTTTGGAACACCAATTGAGAGTATTGACCAGAGAAAGATAGAAAAGATTAAGAAGACAGCGGAGATTTTCCTTTCGGAAAAAGGGATTTTTAATAGGGAGATAAGATTTGACTTCTTGGCGATTAGTGGGAAAAAGATAGAGTTGATTACCGATGCTTTCTAA
- the rsfS gene encoding ribosome silencing factor has product MLSGEGLVDKIISILIEKKGEDILALNLKRLSPITDYFVIATANSSVHARFLADTILERLKKEGELPHHIEGYNQAQWILLDYIDCVIHIFLKEVREFYGLERLWGDAPRYEKI; this is encoded by the coding sequence ATGCTTTCCGGAGAGGGGTTGGTTGATAAGATTATCAGTATCTTGATTGAAAAGAAAGGGGAGGATATTTTAGCCTTAAATCTGAAGCGTCTCTCGCCGATTACCGATTACTTCGTTATCGCTACTGCCAACTCCTCGGTTCACGCCCGATTCTTAGCGGATACCATCTTAGAACGTTTGAAGAAAGAAGGGGAGTTGCCCCATCATATTGAAGGTTATAATCAAGCCCAGTGGATTCTTTTGGATTATATTGACTGCGTCATCCATATCTTTTTAAAAGAGGTGAGGGAATTTTATGGTTTGGAAAGGTTGTGGGGTGATGCCCCGAGGTACGAAAAGATATGA
- a CDS encoding aminotransferase class V-fold PLP-dependent enzyme, producing the protein MSPEERFLSCRAEFPVLKKFIYLNAAGSSPMPLRTKKAIEDFLGRYTEEGNIPWEDFERLSEETRALVAQLLSCQPEEICFLRNTSEGITTVLNLLEFQPDENVIIAADNFPANLYPFLSSLPQVEKKFVRILKGEVVEQLAREINSKTKLVSLDWVHFLTGYSLDLKAISQICREKGSYLLIDAIQGLGALSLNLQELDIDFLTAGAGKWLLPPQGIGIFYIKKEILPKLKPNHLGWLSCLWSDFHQIFTPKELKKSAARYEEGTKNYLGIVGLRENLKLLTEVGIKNIERYLLSLTEYLTTQLKEMGFEVLPRGLGSGIVAFRKREIPSESLFAFLTERGFVLSLREGYIRVSPHFYNEEEEIAELLKVLKDLK; encoded by the coding sequence ATGTCTCCGGAAGAAAGATTTCTTTCCTGCCGAGCGGAATTTCCTGTCTTAAAGAAATTTATTTATCTCAATGCGGCGGGTTCTTCACCCATGCCTTTGCGAACAAAGAAGGCGATTGAGGATTTTTTGGGGCGCTACACCGAAGAAGGAAATATTCCCTGGGAGGATTTTGAGCGTCTGTCAGAAGAGACCAGAGCGTTGGTTGCCCAATTGCTCTCCTGTCAACCAGAAGAGATCTGCTTTCTCCGGAATACGAGCGAAGGGATTACCACGGTTCTTAACCTCTTAGAATTCCAACCGGATGAGAATGTGATTATCGCCGCCGACAATTTTCCCGCCAACCTTTACCCTTTCCTCTCCTCTTTACCCCAAGTTGAAAAAAAGTTTGTTCGCATCCTAAAGGGCGAAGTGGTGGAACAATTAGCACGGGAAATAAATAGCAAGACAAAACTCGTCTCCCTGGACTGGGTCCACTTCCTAACAGGTTATTCTTTAGACCTGAAGGCGATCTCTCAAATCTGCCGGGAAAAAGGCTCTTACCTTTTGATTGATGCCATTCAGGGGTTAGGGGCTCTGAGTTTAAATCTCCAAGAATTGGATATTGACTTTTTGACGGCGGGTGCCGGAAAGTGGTTGTTGCCACCCCAGGGGATAGGAATCTTTTACATTAAGAAGGAAATTTTACCTAAATTAAAACCAAACCATTTAGGTTGGCTCAGTTGCCTCTGGTCCGATTTCCACCAAATCTTCACCCCTAAGGAATTGAAGAAAAGTGCCGCCCGGTACGAAGAAGGGACAAAGAATTATTTAGGGATCGTCGGCTTAAGAGAAAACCTTAAACTCCTAACCGAAGTTGGGATAAAAAATATTGAAAGATATCTGTTATCCCTCACGGAATATCTCACCACCCAGTTAAAGGAGATGGGATTTGAAGTTTTGCCCCGTGGTTTGGGGAGTGGTATCGTTGCCTTCCGAAAAAGAGAGATACCGAGTGAATCTCTTTTTGCCTTCTTAACTGAAAGGGGCTTTGTCCTCTCTCTGAGAGAAGGCTACATTCGGGTCTCGCCCCATTTCTACAACGAAGAAGAAGAGATTGCCGAACTCTTAAAAGTGCTTAAAGATTTAAAATAA
- the rplQ gene encoding 50S ribosomal protein L17, protein MRHGKAVKKLGRKKEHRKALLRNLLRALLTHSRIKTTLRKAKEVKKLADKIIAFAREDNLKNRRRAQQILMDKKLVKKLFLEYAPLMRERTGGYCRLYRSGFRVGDNAEMAILELVAKPEKK, encoded by the coding sequence ATGAGGCACGGGAAGGCGGTTAAAAAGTTAGGGAGAAAGAAGGAACACCGAAAAGCGCTCTTAAGAAATCTTCTCCGCGCCCTCCTCACTCACAGCCGGATCAAAACTACTTTGAGAAAAGCAAAGGAGGTGAAGAAATTGGCGGATAAGATAATCGCCTTCGCCCGAGAGGATAACTTAAAAAATCGGAGGCGGGCGCAGCAAATACTTATGGATAAGAAATTGGTGAAAAAACTTTTTTTAGAATACGCCCCCCTGATGAGGGAGAGGACGGGAGGTTACTGCCGACTTTACCGTTCGGGTTTTCGGGTGGGAGACAATGCGGAGATGGCGATCTTAGAGTTAGTTGCCAAACCGGAAAAGAAGTGA
- a CDS encoding DNA-directed RNA polymerase subunit alpha, whose product MKLKPFILPEKIEVEERRDNYFARFSITPFEKGWGQTIGNSLRRALLSSVQGAAITQVRISDVDHEFSAIPDVLEDVPQIILNIKKIRLRLNSEVAKFCYLHARGKGTFRAKDMTIPPEIIIVNPEQEILTITDEKGRVDIEMKVENGRGYVPQERLKKKEPNVPLGTIFLDAFFSPVKRVAFTVENTRVLDRADFEKLILEVETDGTVFPEEAIIQAAAIVKNHMEAIIPQDKYPQFETQEKYDREKEKLKELLPKDIQELGLSSRALNALKKGRYKSTHEKVNINTVGELLQLTERDILDIENVGEKTLEEIKKALEGWGLSLGMKIEETGIYEAREGG is encoded by the coding sequence ATGAAACTAAAACCATTTATTTTGCCAGAAAAGATTGAAGTAGAAGAGAGGAGAGATAACTACTTCGCCCGGTTTTCTATCACTCCCTTTGAAAAGGGCTGGGGGCAGACGATTGGCAATAGTTTGAGGCGAGCGTTGCTCTCTTCGGTCCAAGGAGCCGCAATCACCCAGGTTCGGATCTCCGATGTTGACCATGAGTTTTCCGCGATTCCGGATGTGTTGGAGGATGTGCCTCAGATAATTTTGAATATAAAGAAGATTAGACTCCGGTTAAATTCGGAGGTGGCAAAGTTTTGCTACCTTCACGCCCGAGGCAAGGGAACATTCCGGGCAAAAGATATGACAATTCCGCCAGAAATAATTATCGTCAACCCCGAACAGGAGATTTTGACGATTACCGACGAAAAGGGGAGAGTGGATATTGAGATGAAGGTGGAGAATGGTCGGGGCTATGTCCCTCAGGAAAGGTTAAAGAAGAAGGAGCCGAATGTGCCGTTAGGCACAATCTTTTTGGATGCCTTCTTTTCTCCGGTGAAGCGAGTGGCTTTCACCGTGGAGAATACTCGGGTTTTAGACCGGGCGGATTTTGAAAAACTCATTTTGGAGGTGGAAACCGACGGCACGGTCTTTCCTGAGGAGGCGATCATCCAAGCGGCGGCAATCGTTAAGAATCATATGGAAGCGATTATCCCTCAAGATAAGTACCCCCAGTTTGAGACCCAAGAAAAATACGATCGGGAGAAAGAGAAGTTAAAAGAACTCCTTCCCAAAGACATCCAAGAGTTAGGTCTTTCCTCCCGCGCCCTAAATGCCTTGAAGAAAGGGAGGTATAAAAGCACCCACGAGAAGGTGAACATTAATACGGTGGGCGAACTCTTGCAGTTGACAGAAAGAGATATTTTAGATATTGAAAATGTAGGAGAAAAGACCTTAGAGGAGATAAAGAAGGCATTGGAAGGTTGGGGACTTTCCTTGGGTATGAAGATAGAGGAGACGGGGATCTATGAGGCACGGGAAGGCGGTTAA
- the ribF gene encoding riboflavin biosynthesis protein RibF yields MRILRTKDEKIRKASITIGTFDGLHLGHQAILNRTKEEGKKLSLPVGVLTFEPPPYTFFHKEFPFLLTPLSEKLSLLAEMGMDFVLIIDFDERIANLSPEDFLNEIKEELSPRVLTVGSDFRFGRERKGDIRFLQRVREKCGFQLVVVELIKKSGILVKSTTIREKLLLGNMKLVNLLLGRRYALFCRVVKGTGRGREIGFPTLNLQPLEPNKLLPIDGVYAVYFYPEISSRNFYQGVMNIGTRPTFEGRERQIEVHLIGKEKLTFQPQEVKVEICQRIRPEKKFSTIEELREEIKKDIQNAERILREGKEGIKI; encoded by the coding sequence ATGCGAATTCTGAGAACAAAGGATGAGAAGATAAGGAAAGCGAGTATCACCATTGGCACATTTGACGGCCTTCATCTGGGTCATCAGGCCATTCTTAATCGGACGAAAGAAGAAGGTAAGAAACTATCTTTGCCGGTTGGTGTTCTAACCTTTGAACCACCCCCCTATACCTTTTTTCATAAGGAGTTTCCGTTCCTTCTCACGCCTCTTTCCGAAAAATTATCCCTTCTGGCAGAAATGGGAATGGACTTCGTTTTGATCATTGATTTTGACGAAAGAATCGCAAACCTCTCTCCGGAGGATTTCTTAAATGAGATAAAGGAAGAGCTCTCCCCCCGGGTTTTAACGGTTGGCTCCGATTTCCGTTTCGGAAGAGAACGGAAGGGTGACATTAGATTTCTGCAAAGGGTAAGAGAGAAGTGCGGTTTCCAGTTGGTGGTGGTGGAATTGATTAAGAAGTCAGGGATATTGGTAAAGAGCACGACGATCCGCGAGAAGTTGCTTTTGGGCAATATGAAGTTAGTTAATCTCCTTTTGGGCAGAAGATATGCCCTTTTCTGCCGAGTCGTTAAGGGTACGGGTCGGGGGAGAGAGATTGGTTTTCCAACCTTAAATCTCCAACCTTTAGAGCCGAACAAACTTTTACCGATTGATGGGGTTTATGCAGTCTATTTCTATCCGGAGATCTCTTCCCGAAACTTTTATCAAGGGGTTATGAATATCGGAACAAGACCAACCTTTGAAGGAAGAGAGAGACAGATTGAGGTTCATCTCATTGGGAAAGAGAAGTTAACTTTCCAACCGCAGGAGGTGAAGGTGGAGATCTGCCAAAGGATTCGTCCGGAGAAGAAGTTTTCTACCATTGAAGAGTTGAGAGAGGAGATCAAGAAAGATATCCAAAATGCGGAGCGAATTTTAAGAGAAGGAAAAGAAGGGATAAAAATTTGA